The proteins below come from a single Malus sylvestris chromosome 3, drMalSylv7.2, whole genome shotgun sequence genomic window:
- the LOC126615727 gene encoding pentatricopeptide repeat-containing protein At2g27800, mitochondrial-like isoform X1 encodes MISVRRYCFRMDVLSYSLNSITGTLRPIHYLIQTQIDPIPKIASNGYPGIYERFLLCNYYSTKPPSRSFRRRERKRSESNKSTLDEVQFQRALSQLLPRFTPEELCNVITQQDNPFVCLELFNWASQQPRFKHDVSTYHITIKKLGVAKMYQEMDDVVNQVLAISFIGSEALYNSIIYFFTEARKLTRAVNIFKHMRNSRNMECRPSIRTYNILFTAFLSRGSNSYINHMYMETTRCLFRQMVDDGIEPDIYSLNSMIKGYVLSLHLNDALRIFHQMDVVYKCTPNSFSYDYIIHGLCCQGRTHNAKQLCNEMKSKGFMPSSKSYNSLVNALVLHGEVEEALKYLWEMIENRRSAEFITYKTVLDEICRQGRVGEAMKLLREFEEKDLLNGHAYRKLLYVLEDDYGDPNAHAQIR; translated from the exons ATGATTTCCGTTCGTAGATATTGCTTTAGAATGGATGTTCTTTCTTATAGTTTGAATTCCATCACTGGCACTTTGAGGCCTATACACTATTTGATTCAAACCCAAATTGACCCAATTCCCAAAATCGCTTCAAATGGATATCCTGGTATATATGAGCGATTTTTGCTGTGTAATTATTACTCGACCAAGCCCCCATCGCGATCTTTTAGAAGGAGAGAGCGTAAGAGATCGGAGTCCAATAAATCGACTCTTGATGAAGTCCAGTTTCAAAGGGCCTTATCCCAGTTGTTGCCTAGATTTACACCTGAAGAACTTTGCAATGTTATAACTCAGCAAGACAATCCTTTTGTGTGCTTAGAGTTGTTCAATTGGGCATCACAACAGCCACGGTTCAAACACGATGTTTCTACTTATCACATTACGATCAAGAAACTTGGTGTAGCTAAAATGTATCAAGAAATGGATGATGTTGTCAACCAAGTGCTTGCTATTTCTTTCATTGGTTCTGAGGCACTTTACAATTCCATTATTTACTTTTTCACAGAAGCCCGGAAGTTGACTAGAGCTGTCAATATATTTAAACACATGAGGAACAGCAGAAACATGGAGTGTAGGCCTTCAATTAGGACGTATAATATTCTCTTTACGGCCTTTTTGAGTAGGGGATCTAATTCTTACATAAATCACATGTATATGGAGACCACCAGGTGTCTATTTCGGCAAATGGTGGATGATGGGATTGAGCCTGATATTTACTCTTTGAATTCTATGATTAAGGGTTATGTACTTTCCCTTCATCTCAATGACGCACttagaatattccatcagaTGGATGTGGTCTATAAATGCACACCAAACTCGTTTTCCTACGATTATATCATCCATGGGTTATGTTGCCAAGGCCGGACACACAATGCTAAGCAGCTGTGCAATGAAATGAAGAGCAAAGGGTTTATGCCGAGTAGTAAATCATACAACTCGCTTGTGAACGCTTTGGTTCTTCATGGAGAGGTTGAGGAGGCACTGAAGTATCTGTGGGAGATGATTGAGAATCGAAGATCAGCTGAATTCATTACTTATAAGACAGTTCTTGATGAAATCTGCAGACAAGGAAGGGTTGGAGAGGCAATGAAGTTGTTGAGGGAATTTGAAGAGAAAGACCTTCTCAATGGGCATGCTTACAGGAAGCTTCTATATGTTCTTGAAGATGACTATGGAGATCCAAATGCTCATGCTCAAATCAG ATAA
- the LOC126615726 gene encoding elongation factor 1-alpha-like: protein MGKEKFHINIVVIGHVDSGKSTTTGHLIYKLGGIDKRVIERFEKEAAEMNKRSFKYAWVLDKLKAERERGITIDIALWKFETTKYYCTVIDAPGHRDFIKNMITGTSQADCAILIIDSTTGGFEAGISKDGQTREHALLAFTLGVKQMICCCNKMDATTPKYSKARYEEIVKEVSSYLKKVGYNPDKIPFVPISGFEGDNMIERSTNLDWYKGPTLLEALDQINEPKRPSDKPLRLPLQDVYKIGGIGTVPVGRVETGVIKPGMVVTFGPTGLTTEVKSVEMHHEAMLEALPGDNVGFNVKNVAVKDLKRGYVASNSKDDPAKEAANFTSQVIIMNHPGQIGQGYAPVLDCHTSHIAVKFAELVTKIDRRSGKELEKEPKFLKNGDAGFVKMIPTKPMVVETFSEYPPLGRFAVRDMRQTVAVGVIKSVEKKDPTGAKITKAAAKKK, encoded by the exons ATGGGTAAAGAGAAGTTCCATATCAACATTGTGGTCATTGGCCATGTCGACTCTGGCAAGTCAACCACCACTGGCCACTTGATCTACAAGCTTGGTGGTATTGACAAGCGTGTGATCGAGAGGTTCGAGAAGGAGGCTGCTGAGATGAACAAGAGGTCATTCAAGTATGCCTGGGTGTTGGACAAGCTCAAGGCTGAGCGTGAGCGTGGTATTACCATTGATATTGCCTTGTGGAAATTTGAGACCACCAAGTACTACTGCACTGTCATTGATGCTCCTGGACATCGTGACTTTATCAAGAACATGATTACGGGAACCTCCCAGGCTGACTGTGCCATCCTCATCATTGACTCCACCACTGGAGGTTTTGAAGCTGGTATTTCCAAGGATGGTCAGACCCGTGAGCATGCTTTGCTTGCTTTCACTCTTGGTGTCAAGCAAATGATTTGCTGCTGCAACAAG ATGGATGCCACCACTCCCAAGTACTCGAAGGCAAGGTACGAAGAAATTGTGAAGGAAGTGTCGTCCTATCTCAAGAAGGTTGGCTACAACCCAGATAAGATTCCCTTTGTCCCCATTTCTGGGTTTGAGGGTGACAACATGATTGAGAGGTCCACCAACCTTGACTGGTACAAGGGTCCCACCCTTCTTGAGGCTCTTGACCAGATCAACGAGCCCAAGAGGCCCTCAGACAAGCCCCTCCGGCTTCCACTTCAGGATGTGTACAAGATTGGTGGTATTGGTACCGTCCCTGTTGGACGAGTTGAGACTGGTGTCATTAAGCCTGGTATGGTGGTGACTTTTGGCCCAACTGGGCTAACTACTGAGGTCAAGTCTGTTGAGATGCACCACGAAGCTATGCTGGAGGCCCTTCCAGGTGATAATGTTGGATTCAACGTGAAGAATGTTGCTGTCAAGGATCTCAAGCGTGGTTATGTTGCTTCCAACTCCAAGGATGATCCTGCAAAGGAGGCTGCTAACTTTACCTCTCAGGTCATCATCATGAACCACCCCGGGCAGATTGGACAGGGATATGCACCAGTTCTCGACTGTCATACCTCCCACATTGCTGTCAAGTTTGCTGAGCTTGTGACAAAGATTGACAGGCGATCTGGCAAGGAGCTCGAGAAGGAGCCTAAGTTCTTGAAGAATGGTGATGCCGGATTTGTGAAGATGATTCCAACTAAGCCCATGGTTGTCGAGACCTTCTCTGAGTACCCACCACTCGGACGTTTTGCTGTGAGGGACATGCGCCAGACTGTTGCAGTTGGTGTCATCAAGAGCGTTGAGAAGAAGGATCCAACTGGAGCTAAGATCACCAAGGCCGCCGCTAAGAAGAAGTGA